The following proteins come from a genomic window of Streptomyces sp. Sge12:
- a CDS encoding serine/threonine-protein kinase, with protein MFAQPPGVQPGLTALSAEDPHEIGGYRLHARLGSGGMGVVYLAYTPGGRPIALKAVRREFAADPEFRERFAQEVASARRIHGLFTAQVVDSGEDERTPWLATAYVPGPSLHQVVQRHGPLPVRTVLLLVAGIAEALQEIHRVGVVHRDLKPANVLIAGDGPRVIDFGIARAADAAALTGAGLRIGTAAFMAPEQALGRPVTSATDVFALGALAGFVAGGVPPFGNGPESGALYRVVHEHPDLGRIPRELHELLSWCLAKPPEDRPTTADLIAAVRAHPLVGPRPQFTEGWLPGPVLEEVGVRRQAPGGPAGPGGSALSVPPAPSAPAARPVPEHLQPTMAADPAAYPAPAPAPAPGPGPRGTMPYAPAPHPPALPPAGPVRRDRRRGRSRLPVLALAAAALLACAGGAYWFGFPPEEPDPAGDPATGAPRTPAASAYVPGYVQTALTAPDSGYEFDLRAGKVVPAESAAWYLARTSDAFLPSEESDAFVADGSGELTPDDCARGIETRPVTTLPFKALADERPFCVRSPDQREVAIVRLVEATSAGSVTIAVDHFRTR; from the coding sequence ATGTTCGCTCAGCCTCCCGGCGTACAGCCCGGCCTCACGGCCCTGTCCGCCGAAGACCCCCACGAGATCGGTGGCTACCGCCTCCACGCCCGGCTCGGCTCCGGCGGAATGGGGGTGGTCTACCTGGCGTACACGCCGGGCGGCCGGCCCATCGCGCTCAAGGCCGTCCGGCGGGAGTTCGCGGCGGACCCCGAGTTCCGCGAGCGTTTCGCCCAGGAGGTCGCGAGCGCCCGCCGTATCCACGGCCTCTTCACCGCGCAGGTGGTCGACTCGGGCGAGGACGAGCGGACCCCGTGGCTCGCCACCGCCTACGTACCCGGCCCCTCGCTGCACCAGGTCGTCCAGCGGCACGGACCGCTGCCGGTGCGTACGGTGCTGCTGCTCGTCGCGGGCATCGCCGAGGCCCTCCAGGAGATCCACCGGGTGGGCGTCGTCCACCGGGACCTCAAGCCCGCCAACGTGCTGATCGCGGGGGACGGGCCGCGCGTGATCGACTTCGGCATCGCGCGCGCGGCCGACGCCGCCGCCCTCACCGGTGCGGGCCTGCGCATCGGTACCGCCGCGTTCATGGCGCCGGAGCAGGCGCTGGGCCGTCCGGTGACGTCCGCGACCGACGTCTTCGCGCTCGGGGCGCTCGCCGGGTTCGTCGCGGGCGGGGTCCCGCCGTTCGGGAACGGGCCGGAGTCCGGCGCCCTGTACCGGGTGGTCCACGAGCACCCGGACCTCGGCCGGATCCCCCGTGAACTGCACGAACTGCTGTCGTGGTGCCTGGCCAAGCCTCCGGAGGACCGCCCCACGACCGCCGACCTGATCGCCGCGGTCCGGGCCCACCCCCTGGTGGGCCCGCGGCCGCAGTTCACCGAGGGCTGGCTGCCCGGGCCGGTGCTGGAGGAGGTCGGGGTACGGAGGCAGGCGCCGGGCGGGCCGGCCGGGCCGGGCGGGTCGGCACTGTCCGTCCCGCCTGCGCCGTCTGCCCCTGCCGCCCGTCCCGTACCGGAGCACCTGCAGCCGACCATGGCCGCGGATCCCGCCGCCTACCCGGCACCCGCACCCGCACCCGCCCCGGGTCCGGGGCCGCGCGGGACCATGCCCTACGCCCCGGCCCCGCACCCCCCGGCCCTGCCCCCGGCCGGGCCCGTGCGTCGTGACCGGCGGCGCGGCCGGAGCCGGCTGCCCGTCCTCGCCCTGGCCGCCGCGGCCCTGCTGGCCTGCGCCGGCGGCGCCTACTGGTTCGGCTTCCCGCCCGAGGAGCCGGACCCCGCCGGGGACCCCGCCACCGGCGCGCCCCGTACGCCCGCGGCCTCCGCGTACGTCCCCGGATACGTACAGACCGCGCTCACCGCCCCCGATTCCGGCTACGAGTTCGATCTCCGTGCCGGGAAGGTGGTCCCCGCCGAGAGCGCCGCCTGGTACCTCGCCCGCACCTCCGACGCGTTCCTGCCGTCCGAGGAGTCCGACGCCTTCGTCGCCGACGGAAGCGGAGAGCTGACCCCGGACGACTGCGCGCGGGGGATCGAGACCCGGCCGGTCACGACCCTGCCCTTCAAGGCGCTCGCTGACGAGCGCCCCTTCTGCGTACGAAGCCCTGACCAGCGGGAAGTCGCGATCGTACGGCTCGTCGAAGCGACCTCCGCCGGGTCCGTCACCATCGCCGTCGATCACTTCCGCACGCGCTGA
- a CDS encoding TetR/AcrR family transcriptional regulator: protein MSDRRRAILEGAARVIARRGVRGLRVGELAAEAGVSTALIYYHFKDRTGILRQALAFITDRADRYTGAADGAGVPPAGTDPRQLLERILLLEFQDLPEVRENSTAWGELRAHTIFDPELRDELSAAGAAWVEEVAGLLAAVCPAAAPAAVGSAAERLTALLEGLSSRWLSGLLPVGHARDLMRGAIGVEIGRLGSLDAQID from the coding sequence GTGTCGGATCGCAGACGGGCCATCTTGGAGGGCGCCGCCCGGGTCATCGCGCGACGCGGGGTCCGCGGGCTGCGGGTGGGCGAGCTGGCGGCCGAGGCCGGCGTGTCGACCGCCCTGATCTACTACCACTTCAAGGACCGCACCGGCATCCTGCGGCAGGCGCTGGCCTTCATCACCGACCGGGCCGACCGCTACACCGGCGCCGCCGACGGGGCGGGGGTCCCGCCCGCCGGCACCGACCCGCGGCAGCTCCTGGAACGGATCCTGCTGCTGGAGTTCCAGGACCTGCCCGAGGTGCGCGAGAACAGCACGGCCTGGGGAGAGCTGCGGGCCCACACGATCTTCGACCCGGAACTGCGCGACGAGCTCTCCGCCGCCGGAGCGGCCTGGGTGGAGGAGGTGGCCGGACTGCTGGCCGCCGTGTGCCCGGCGGCGGCGCCCGCCGCCGTCGGCTCCGCCGCCGAGCGGCTGACCGCCCTCCTGGAGGGGCTGAGCAGCCGCTGGCTGAGCGGCCTGCTGCCGGTGGGGCACGCCCGCGACCTCATGCGCGGGGCGATCGGAGTCGAGATCGGCCGACTAGGTTCCCTCGATGCGCAAATTGACTGA
- a CDS encoding agmatine deiminase family protein — protein sequence MSFTPPTRRTVLRTLAGIGAAVFGAAACGPAESGAQPGADGSAQPAADGKRRFGAEWESHTRTFMSWPALASVWEQDLPYVREDIARIARAVGEYEAVVMMARPDQVAAAQRACGSEVEVVPLAVDDLWARDTVPVFVEEGSKVIGVDFNFNGWGNKQEHTNDAQVGRLLLQKYGIPRTQAPLVAEGGSFETDGEGTLMVTESSIVNDNRNRGKSRDTIEAELKQTLGVQKVIWLAGVRGEDITDAHVDSLVRFTAPGVVLLDRAHPGTPPDSWSRSADQAKSVLSKATDARGRRFEVIDLPQPDLNRITGEGDDFVSTYANFYVANDSVFMPQFGDRKADDRARGILREHFPRRDVVMVKIDTIASGGGGIHCSTHDQPGKPAA from the coding sequence GTGTCGTTCACACCCCCCACCCGCCGGACCGTCCTGCGCACCCTCGCCGGTATCGGCGCCGCCGTGTTCGGCGCCGCGGCCTGCGGTCCCGCCGAATCGGGCGCGCAGCCCGGCGCCGACGGCTCCGCGCAGCCCGCCGCCGACGGAAAGCGCCGCTTCGGCGCCGAGTGGGAGAGCCACACCCGCACCTTCATGTCGTGGCCGGCCCTCGCCTCGGTCTGGGAGCAGGACCTGCCCTACGTACGCGAGGACATCGCCCGGATCGCCCGGGCCGTCGGCGAGTACGAGGCGGTCGTGATGATGGCCCGCCCCGACCAGGTGGCGGCGGCCCAGCGGGCCTGCGGCTCCGAGGTCGAGGTCGTCCCGCTGGCCGTCGACGACCTGTGGGCCCGCGACACCGTCCCCGTGTTCGTCGAGGAGGGCAGCAAGGTCATCGGGGTCGACTTCAACTTCAACGGCTGGGGCAACAAGCAGGAGCACACGAACGACGCCCAGGTCGGACGCCTGCTGCTGCAGAAGTACGGGATCCCCCGGACCCAGGCCCCGCTCGTCGCCGAGGGCGGTTCGTTCGAGACCGACGGCGAGGGCACCCTGATGGTCACCGAGAGCTCGATCGTCAACGACAACCGCAACCGGGGGAAGTCCCGGGACACCATCGAGGCCGAGCTCAAGCAGACCCTCGGCGTCCAGAAGGTCATCTGGCTGGCCGGCGTACGCGGGGAGGACATCACCGACGCGCACGTCGACAGCCTCGTACGCTTCACCGCCCCCGGCGTGGTGCTGCTGGACCGCGCCCACCCCGGCACCCCGCCGGACTCCTGGTCGCGCTCCGCCGACCAGGCCAAGTCGGTCCTGTCGAAGGCGACGGACGCGCGCGGCCGCCGCTTCGAGGTCATCGACCTGCCGCAGCCCGACCTGAACCGGATCACGGGCGAGGGCGACGACTTCGTCTCCACGTACGCCAACTTCTACGTGGCCAACGACTCCGTCTTCATGCCGCAGTTCGGGGACCGCAAGGCGGACGACCGCGCCCGCGGGATCCTGCGGGAGCACTTCCCCCGGCGGGACGTCGTCATGGTGAAGATCGACACCATCGCCTCGGGCGGCGGCGGCATCCACTGCTCCACCCACGACCAGCCCGGCAAGCCCGCCGCCTGA
- a CDS encoding DUF4436 family protein — translation MPNPHRPAHPARRVPLLPGLLLIAIVAAVTVGAWLQFGERQALDTVYTAGRTDRDRIDINATIQRVDAAGREMTLRVLVTPRGTLAEAGGVSPAEDLTVQTSTATRGDLTFKAHQRISTLDVPVALTGGSITDYPFDAYGADVEFGAVLGGEKVPVRVTLSNNDVLFSATVDATTTQGIAVLDIELARSNSVFLFAIFMMLAMWALAVSVLIGGWYLVTRRKGLTWPALGWMAATLFALAAFRNTAPGAPPIGCLLDYIAFLWAETVIAFCLITVVIAGIRAEPRTTPPADGAP, via the coding sequence GTGCCGAACCCGCACCGCCCCGCACACCCCGCACGCCGCGTCCCACTGCTGCCGGGCCTGCTCCTGATCGCCATCGTGGCGGCGGTCACCGTGGGGGCGTGGCTGCAGTTCGGGGAACGCCAGGCCCTGGACACGGTGTACACGGCGGGCCGCACCGACCGGGACCGCATCGACATCAACGCCACGATCCAGCGGGTCGACGCCGCCGGCCGCGAGATGACCCTGCGCGTCCTGGTCACCCCCCGCGGCACCCTCGCCGAGGCCGGCGGCGTCTCCCCCGCCGAGGACCTCACCGTCCAGACCTCGACGGCGACCCGCGGCGACCTCACCTTCAAGGCCCACCAGCGCATCTCCACGCTGGACGTGCCCGTCGCCCTGACGGGCGGCTCGATCACGGACTACCCGTTCGACGCGTACGGGGCGGACGTCGAGTTCGGCGCGGTGCTCGGCGGCGAGAAGGTCCCGGTCCGCGTCACGCTCTCCAACAACGACGTCCTCTTCTCGGCGACGGTCGACGCCACGACGACGCAGGGCATCGCAGTCCTCGACATCGAACTGGCCCGGTCCAACAGCGTGTTCCTCTTCGCGATCTTCATGATGCTCGCGATGTGGGCGCTCGCCGTCTCGGTCCTGATCGGCGGCTGGTACCTGGTCACCCGGCGCAAGGGGCTCACCTGGCCCGCCCTCGGCTGGATGGCGGCGACCCTCTTCGCCCTGGCCGCCTTCCGCAACACGGCCCCGGGCGCCCCGCCGATCGGCTGCCTGCTGGACTACATCGCCTTCCTCTGGGCCGAGACGGTCATCGCCTTCTGCCTCATCACGGTGGTCATCGCCGGCATCCGCGCAGAACCCCGCACCACCCCACCGGCGGACGGCGCTCCCTGA
- a CDS encoding DUF4246 domain-containing protein translates to MTGMSAFPLPFQASRSLSFATPRTLRELEVMQCSAHLRAKPGWFDKMNDADIVARWTREAIDQGLTEAQVRYVLAELEHYAALRDGGTGIEVSAVDGVWQSDTLVDDKLTSRLREAVRVLEEVPEEERDWHPGSGGQVLDLVHPSLFCLVRDVSGAPDGAWRNPTDRWSKYEFSEKFQWLPTDVDVADDGGATFRSYVNNVHPETHHELAAVLPDLFARMLPLLERVLTDLRHPRPLRIEPDPYGWYDSEPQRPDKSAFDDAALYAEALRAWEAAQDDWWENRRPVVPDAPAFTPPALPEQSARVDLRGRRLQVIVKLATIHLTPDRPEYAGGSWHVEGMLNERIVSTGIYYWDSENITESRLAFRAALDDPHYEQNDDNGLRDVYGLEDEDALNQRLGSAATPAGRCLAFPNILQHRVGSFRLADPTRPGHRKILAFFLVDPSESIVSTSDVPPQQPWSDTSTMTLEEAKEHREQLMRERKFFVDEHNEQLYEREFSLCEH, encoded by the coding sequence TTGACCGGCATGTCTGCTTTTCCGCTGCCCTTCCAGGCCTCCCGTTCCCTGTCGTTCGCGACCCCCCGCACCCTGCGGGAACTCGAGGTCATGCAGTGCAGCGCGCACCTTCGGGCGAAGCCGGGCTGGTTCGACAAGATGAACGATGCCGACATCGTCGCCAGGTGGACGAGGGAGGCGATCGACCAGGGCCTCACCGAGGCGCAGGTCCGGTACGTGCTCGCCGAACTCGAGCACTACGCCGCGCTGCGCGACGGGGGAACGGGCATCGAGGTGTCCGCCGTCGACGGTGTGTGGCAGTCGGACACGCTGGTCGACGACAAGCTCACCTCCCGGCTGCGTGAGGCGGTCCGGGTCCTGGAGGAGGTTCCCGAAGAGGAGAGGGACTGGCATCCCGGATCCGGCGGCCAGGTACTGGATCTGGTTCATCCCTCGCTGTTCTGCCTGGTGAGGGATGTGAGCGGCGCACCCGACGGGGCTTGGCGCAATCCCACGGACCGCTGGTCGAAGTACGAGTTCTCGGAGAAGTTCCAGTGGCTGCCCACGGACGTCGACGTGGCCGACGACGGCGGTGCCACCTTCCGTTCGTACGTCAACAACGTCCACCCCGAGACCCACCACGAGCTCGCCGCGGTCCTGCCGGACCTGTTCGCACGCATGCTGCCGCTGCTGGAGAGGGTGCTCACCGATCTGCGCCATCCGCGGCCGCTGCGGATCGAGCCCGATCCCTACGGGTGGTACGACTCGGAACCGCAGCGCCCGGACAAGTCCGCCTTCGATGATGCCGCGCTCTACGCGGAGGCCCTGCGTGCGTGGGAGGCGGCCCAGGACGACTGGTGGGAGAACCGGCGCCCGGTCGTCCCGGACGCCCCGGCCTTCACCCCGCCCGCTCTGCCCGAGCAGTCCGCCCGGGTCGACCTGCGCGGCCGCCGCCTCCAGGTCATCGTCAAGCTGGCCACCATTCATCTCACGCCGGACCGGCCCGAGTACGCGGGCGGCTCCTGGCACGTCGAGGGGATGCTGAACGAGCGGATCGTCTCGACCGGTATCTACTACTGGGACAGCGAGAACATCACCGAGAGCCGGCTGGCCTTCCGGGCGGCGCTCGACGACCCGCACTACGAGCAGAACGACGACAACGGCCTGCGGGACGTCTACGGCCTGGAGGACGAGGATGCACTGAACCAGAGGCTCGGATCGGCGGCGACGCCGGCGGGCCGGTGCCTGGCGTTCCCGAACATCCTCCAGCACCGTGTCGGCTCGTTCCGCCTGGCGGACCCCACCCGCCCGGGACACCGCAAGATCCTCGCCTTCTTCCTGGTCGACCCGTCGGAAAGCATCGTCTCGACCTCCGACGTGCCGCCGCAGCAACCGTGGTCCGACACCTCGACCATGACGCTCGAGGAAGCCAAGGAGCACCGCGAACAGCTCATGCGGGAACGCAAGTTCTTCGTCGACGAGCACAATGAGCAGCTCTACGAACGGGAGTTCTCCCTCTGCGAGCACTGA
- a CDS encoding cellulase family glycosylhydrolase, with protein MVGHSSTRQRLVVAFVSFVLATTATVVAAASSTGPASDAGGRSAAASQRPPEPPKKHDLRLGLSYGDTLTWKSDDGLAAALNDAVGLGTTWIRVDLSWNNIQPDSPRTYQWQRFDRIVKAARERNLDVLATVAYTPAWARAESCTGHRPTCPPADPKKFAAFAKLAALRYAPQGVHTWEVWNEPNLPQFWYPEPDAKAYTTLLKSTAASLREADPAAYVLMGGLAAVGTWPSIKYVSHLDFLEQVSRLGGNKVVDALSYHPYAWPQLPHDGKVFTEISSAGENLVGIAERHGTPGMPVWLTETGAPTNGPGNPAADEKSRTENITHVSEEFQARIATDTVPTAAKEKYVAAAFWFAHQDTATGNDKSHSKYYGLRRYDGSAKPAFAALRAAIEEYAKKQPQ; from the coding sequence ATGGTGGGGCATTCAAGTACGCGGCAGCGGCTCGTCGTCGCCTTCGTCTCCTTCGTCCTGGCAACCACCGCGACGGTTGTGGCGGCGGCTTCCTCGACGGGCCCGGCGTCCGACGCGGGCGGGCGTTCCGCCGCCGCGTCCCAGCGGCCGCCCGAGCCGCCGAAGAAGCACGACCTGCGACTCGGTCTCTCCTACGGTGACACGCTGACCTGGAAGTCCGACGACGGCCTGGCCGCCGCCCTCAACGACGCGGTCGGCCTGGGCACCACCTGGATCCGGGTGGACCTGTCCTGGAACAACATCCAGCCCGACAGCCCGCGCACCTACCAGTGGCAGCGCTTCGACCGGATCGTGAAGGCGGCCCGCGAACGCAACCTCGACGTCCTCGCCACCGTCGCCTACACCCCCGCATGGGCGCGGGCCGAGTCCTGTACCGGGCACCGTCCCACGTGTCCGCCGGCCGACCCCAAGAAGTTCGCCGCGTTCGCGAAGCTCGCCGCCCTGCGCTACGCACCCCAGGGCGTGCACACGTGGGAGGTCTGGAACGAGCCCAACCTCCCCCAGTTCTGGTACCCGGAGCCCGACGCCAAGGCGTACACCACCCTGCTCAAGTCCACCGCAGCCTCCCTGCGCGAGGCCGACCCGGCGGCGTACGTGCTGATGGGCGGTCTGGCCGCCGTCGGCACCTGGCCATCCATCAAGTACGTCTCCCACTTGGACTTCCTGGAACAGGTCTCCCGGCTCGGCGGCAACAAGGTGGTGGACGCGCTCAGCTACCACCCCTACGCCTGGCCCCAGCTCCCGCACGACGGCAAGGTGTTCACGGAGATCAGCAGCGCCGGGGAGAACCTGGTCGGCATCGCCGAGCGGCACGGAACACCCGGCATGCCCGTGTGGCTGACGGAGACGGGCGCGCCGACCAACGGTCCGGGCAACCCCGCCGCCGACGAGAAGTCCCGGACGGAGAACATCACGCACGTCAGCGAGGAGTTCCAGGCGCGGATCGCCACCGACACCGTGCCCACCGCCGCGAAGGAGAAGTACGTGGCCGCCGCCTTCTGGTTCGCCCATCAGGACACGGCCACCG